The proteins below are encoded in one region of Acetoanaerobium noterae:
- a CDS encoding FtsB/FtsL family cell division protein, whose protein sequence is MKKDTDSNYKSRSLQKYSGSHSTRKDNPRKDFPKKESSNTSYDRKEPVSYGSHYESSRERNNIDKPKVRESSPRKKIVKKRKKLDKKTVRTRILISVLGLSLCFVGVLFGSLMFRYSIISELKYEINTLTRDLDEIKNQKKEIEVQLEHSNRSDVIEKIAMEQLQMQYPSDDQIVYIEID, encoded by the coding sequence ATGAAAAAAGATACGGACTCAAATTATAAAAGCCGAAGTTTACAAAAATACTCAGGCTCGCACTCTACAAGAAAAGATAATCCTAGAAAGGATTTTCCTAAGAAAGAATCATCAAACACTTCATATGATAGAAAAGAGCCAGTAAGCTATGGCTCTCACTACGAATCATCTAGAGAAAGAAATAATATTGATAAGCCTAAGGTAAGGGAAAGCTCTCCAAGAAAAAAAATAGTAAAGAAAAGAAAAAAATTAGATAAAAAAACTGTAAGAACTAGAATCTTAATTTCTGTTTTAGGACTTTCCTTGTGTTTTGTAGGCGTTTTGTTTGGCTCGCTTATGTTTAGATATTCTATAATTTCGGAACTCAAATATGAAATTAATACCTTGACTCGTGATTTAGATGAGATAAAGAACCAGAAAAAGGAAATAGAAGTACAGCTAGAGCACTCGAACAGAAGTGATGTAATTGAAAAGATAGCAATGGAACAGCTTCAGATGCAGTATCCTAGCGATGACCAAATCGTATATATAGAGATAGATTAG
- the yfmF gene encoding EF-P 5-aminopentanol modification-associated protein YfmF: MKGYEKININNGINLMLIPRDNYKTNIVTVYLKRPLKRDEVTKNSLIPSVLKSATVGYPNPIAIAKKLQDLYGSTIGVSVDKMGERQVLSFRMYCVGDMYLPEPVFEDSLAMLKEIILHPLTNDGGFIREYVDIEKTILEEDIKSKINNKGHYAVEKCIEHMCKQEPFSISEDGYIEDLAEIDEKSLYSHYKEIIETSPIDIVIAGSFDRDEIIDTVKSKFNFERKELVKIDKEQIYKKPEASYITEEMDINQGKLVLGLRTNMDYKDEKYYNLMMFSAVLGSGAHSKLFLNVREKHSLCYSIYSSLEKLKGLMFISAGIEISDYDKALELISKELDDMKQGNITSEELTNSKKFIINNLKSLNDNLSALTDYYYSMSIQDSNRTIDDVISLVSKVEISDIVEVGKEIYLDTVYFLTGKSNN; the protein is encoded by the coding sequence TTGAAGGGCTATGAAAAAATAAATATTAATAATGGGATCAATTTAATGCTCATTCCTAGAGATAATTATAAAACTAATATAGTAACAGTATATCTTAAAAGACCTCTAAAAAGAGATGAGGTTACAAAGAATTCTCTTATTCCATCAGTGCTAAAATCTGCAACAGTTGGATATCCAAATCCTATAGCAATAGCAAAGAAATTGCAGGATTTGTATGGAAGTACAATAGGGGTATCGGTTGATAAAATGGGAGAAAGGCAAGTGCTTTCCTTTAGAATGTACTGCGTAGGAGATATGTATTTGCCTGAGCCTGTATTTGAGGATTCTTTGGCAATGCTAAAGGAGATAATTCTTCATCCACTTACTAACGACGGCGGATTTATAAGGGAATATGTAGATATAGAAAAAACAATCCTAGAAGAGGATATAAAATCAAAAATAAATAACAAAGGACATTATGCTGTAGAAAAATGTATAGAGCATATGTGCAAGCAAGAGCCTTTTAGTATATCTGAGGATGGATATATTGAAGATTTGGCAGAAATAGATGAAAAGAGCTTGTATTCTCACTATAAAGAAATAATTGAAACCTCACCTATAGATATTGTAATCGCAGGAAGCTTTGACAGAGATGAAATTATAGATACAGTAAAATCTAAATTTAATTTTGAAAGAAAAGAATTAGTAAAAATAGATAAAGAACAGATTTATAAAAAGCCTGAAGCTTCTTATATTACTGAAGAAATGGATATAAATCAAGGCAAGCTAGTTTTAGGACTCAGAACCAACATGGACTACAAAGATGAAAAATACTATAATCTTATGATGTTTTCTGCAGTTCTAGGAAGTGGAGCTCATTCAAAGCTATTTTTAAATGTGAGAGAAAAGCATAGCTTATGCTACTCAATTTATTCTTCGTTAGAAAAGCTTAAGGGGCTTATGTTTATATCTGCTGGGATAGAAATTTCAGATTACGATAAAGCTCTAGAGCTAATATCCAAGGAGCTTGACGATATGAAACAGGGAAATATTACAAGTGAAGAGCTTACAAATAGTAAGAAGTTCATAATAAATAACCTTAAATCCTTAAATGATAATTTATCAGCGCTTACTGATTACTACTACAGCATGAGCATCCAAGACTCAAATAGAACAATAGATGATGTAATTAGCCTTGTTAGTAAAGTAGAAATAAGCGATATTGTAGAAGTAGGCAAAGAAATATATCTTGATACAGTATATTTCTTAACAGGGAAATCAAATAATTAA
- the lgt gene encoding prolipoprotein diacylglyceryl transferase, producing the protein MDPVAFNLFGMEVRWYGVIISAAMIIGVLLAIRNGKKEGFVEDHILDVSLLALPLAVIGARLYYVIFNLELYQDNWLSMFNTRMGGMAIHGGLIGGILGGLIICFKRKMNVLKVADIVAPSVILGQAIGRWGNFINQEAHGGPTNLPWGIMVDGVKVHPTFLYESIWNLIIFVFLMKIFKNKKFDGQMASIYLIGYSIGRFFIEGLRTDSLMFGSFRVAQLISALMIASGILLYNLLKNKKIGPAYREN; encoded by the coding sequence ATGGATCCCGTAGCATTTAATTTATTTGGAATGGAAGTTCGCTGGTATGGAGTCATCATATCAGCGGCTATGATAATAGGTGTACTGTTAGCAATTAGAAATGGTAAAAAAGAGGGCTTCGTAGAAGACCACATTTTAGATGTGAGCCTACTTGCTTTACCTCTTGCTGTTATTGGAGCTAGGCTTTATTATGTAATATTCAATCTTGAGCTTTATCAAGACAACTGGTTATCGATGTTCAATACAAGAATGGGAGGTATGGCCATTCATGGAGGACTTATAGGAGGAATCTTAGGTGGCCTAATCATTTGTTTTAAGCGTAAGATGAATGTGCTTAAGGTGGCAGACATAGTAGCTCCTTCAGTGATTTTAGGTCAAGCTATAGGCCGATGGGGTAATTTTATCAATCAGGAAGCCCACGGAGGACCTACTAATTTGCCTTGGGGTATAATGGTAGATGGAGTAAAAGTACACCCCACATTTTTATATGAATCTATCTGGAATCTAATAATCTTTGTTTTTCTTATGAAGATTTTTAAAAACAAAAAATTTGATGGACAAATGGCAAGCATATATCTTATAGGGTATTCTATAGGAAGATTTTTTATAGAGGGCTTGAGAACCGATAGTTTAATGTTTGGGTCGTTTAGAGTGGCTCAGCTGATTAGCGCATTGATGATAGCTTCGGGAATTTTATTATATAATTTACTCAAAAATAAAAAAATTGGCCCAGCTTATCGTGAAAATTAA
- the ychF gene encoding redox-regulated ATPase YchF gives MKLGIVGLPNVGKSTLFNAITQAGAESANYPFCTIEPNVGVVAVPDDRLEKLAELYESKKLVPTAIEFYDIAGLVKGASKGEGLGNKFLSHIREVEAIVHVVRCFEDSNVVHVDGNVNPIRDIETINLELIFSDMEMLERRLAKSQKAAKSDKTLAAEVDLIKTVLDTLESGKSARTLDLSDDEKAVVKSFNLLSSKPIIYVANVSEEEVADDAKDNPYVKQVREFAQTEDAEVVVVSAKIEEEISQFNKEEKIEFLKDMGLDKSGLDKLIQASYKLLGLISFLTAGPMESRAWTIKDGTKAPQAGGKIHSDIERGFIRAETISFDDLVVHGGNMASAKEKGLVRSEGKEYVMKDGDVVLFRFNV, from the coding sequence ATGAAACTTGGAATTGTTGGGCTTCCTAACGTAGGAAAAAGTACTTTATTTAATGCAATAACTCAGGCAGGAGCTGAATCAGCTAACTACCCATTTTGTACTATTGAGCCAAATGTAGGTGTAGTTGCTGTACCAGATGACAGACTTGAAAAATTAGCAGAGCTTTACGAATCAAAAAAATTAGTTCCAACTGCAATTGAATTTTACGATATTGCTGGCTTAGTAAAAGGCGCTAGCAAAGGCGAGGGACTAGGAAACAAATTTTTATCTCATATCAGAGAAGTAGAAGCTATCGTACACGTTGTAAGATGTTTCGAAGATAGCAATGTGGTTCACGTAGATGGTAATGTAAATCCAATAAGAGATATCGAAACTATAAACTTAGAGCTTATATTCTCAGATATGGAAATGCTAGAAAGAAGACTAGCAAAATCACAAAAGGCTGCAAAATCAGATAAAACACTAGCAGCTGAAGTAGACCTAATCAAAACAGTGTTAGATACTTTAGAAAGTGGAAAATCTGCTAGAACACTTGATTTATCTGATGATGAAAAGGCAGTAGTAAAATCATTCAATTTACTTAGCTCAAAGCCTATAATATATGTAGCCAACGTATCTGAAGAGGAAGTAGCTGACGATGCTAAGGACAACCCATATGTAAAGCAGGTTCGTGAATTTGCACAAACTGAGGATGCTGAAGTAGTTGTTGTCAGTGCAAAAATAGAAGAAGAAATATCTCAGTTCAATAAAGAAGAAAAAATTGAATTCCTTAAGGATATGGGGCTAGATAAATCTGGTCTTGATAAACTAATTCAAGCTAGCTATAAGCTCCTTGGCTTAATCAGTTTCTTAACTGCTGGACCTATGGAATCAAGAGCATGGACTATCAAAGATGGAACTAAAGCTCCACAAGCTGGAGGAAAAATTCACTCTGATATCGAAAGAGGATTTATTAGAGCGGAGACTATATCCTTTGATGATTTAGTAGTTCATGGCGGAAATATGGCATCAGCTAAAGAAAAAGGACTAGTGAGATCAGAAGGTAAAGAATACGTAATGAAAGACGGAGACGTTGTGCTATTTAGATTCAACGTGTAA
- the yfmH gene encoding EF-P 5-aminopentanol modification-associated protein YfmH → MQIIKNELLNEYVYHEKLHNNMDVFFMPKRGFTKKYAVLATNYGSNDLEFISPHTNEKIKVNEGIAHFLEHKMFEQPDGSNAFDDFAKIGANANAFTNFNMTAYLFSSTENFEEGLRHLISYVQEPYFTEENVEKEKGIIAQEIKMYDDNPDWKLFFNTLKAMYKVHANSIDIAGTVESIYKITPDELYSCYKTFYSPSNMALFVIGELDKDEVMNIVKSTVKDEFMFDGEIKRIEPLETDEVRQKEIIEQLDVSVPMFSIGYKDKAAVLGAKDLMKKSIVTELILDILFKKGSQLYDKLYREGLVFGGISCDYTEHIDYGYTIISGETRDIEAVKHEIFSAIESAKIAGIDEADFERAKKKKIGSFIKSFDSIEFIANNYLSYYFKGMDILDYYEVLKSIEIEALNERLKEHFDNDMSVISIIMPKEDK, encoded by the coding sequence ATGCAAATAATAAAAAATGAACTTTTGAATGAATATGTATACCATGAAAAACTTCATAACAATATGGACGTATTTTTCATGCCAAAACGTGGCTTTACAAAAAAATACGCTGTACTAGCGACAAATTATGGCTCAAATGACCTTGAATTTATAAGCCCACATACAAATGAAAAAATAAAAGTGAATGAAGGAATAGCACATTTTTTAGAGCATAAAATGTTTGAACAGCCAGATGGAAGCAATGCTTTTGATGATTTTGCCAAAATTGGTGCAAATGCAAATGCATTTACAAACTTTAATATGACGGCCTATCTTTTTTCTTCAACTGAAAATTTTGAAGAAGGACTTAGGCATTTGATTTCATATGTTCAGGAACCATATTTTACGGAAGAAAATGTAGAAAAAGAAAAAGGCATAATAGCTCAGGAAATTAAAATGTATGACGATAATCCAGATTGGAAGCTGTTTTTTAACACGCTAAAGGCTATGTACAAAGTACATGCCAATAGCATAGATATAGCAGGAACTGTTGAAAGCATCTATAAAATTACTCCAGATGAGCTTTACAGCTGCTATAAGACTTTCTACAGCCCATCCAACATGGCTTTATTTGTCATAGGAGAGCTAGATAAAGATGAAGTTATGAACATTGTAAAATCTACAGTAAAAGACGAATTTATGTTTGATGGTGAGATAAAAAGAATTGAGCCTTTAGAAACTGATGAGGTAAGACAAAAAGAGATTATTGAGCAGCTTGATGTATCAGTGCCTATGTTTTCTATTGGTTATAAAGATAAGGCAGCAGTTTTGGGCGCAAAGGACCTTATGAAAAAATCTATAGTGACTGAGCTGATTTTGGATATATTATTCAAAAAAGGAAGCCAGTTGTACGATAAACTTTACAGAGAAGGATTGGTCTTTGGCGGAATAAGCTGTGATTACACAGAGCACATCGACTATGGCTATACAATAATATCTGGAGAAACTAGAGATATAGAAGCAGTTAAGCATGAAATATTTTCAGCTATAGAAAGTGCAAAAATAGCAGGAATTGATGAAGCAGATTTTGAAAGAGCTAAAAAGAAAAAAATAGGAAGCTTTATAAAATCCTTTGACTCAATTGAGTTTATTGCCAATAACTATCTGTCATATTATTTTAAAGGTATGGATATACTAGACTATTATGAGGTACTAAAATCTATAGAAATTGAAGCTTTAAATGAAAGACTCAAAGAACATTTTGACAATGATATGAGCGTAATTTCAATTATTATGCCAAAAGAAGATAAGTAA
- the rsmH gene encoding 16S rRNA (cytosine(1402)-N(4))-methyltransferase RsmH, translated as MEFKHVTVLLNEAVDILDIKPEGIYVDGTLGGAGHSLEIVKKLTSGKLICFDQDINAISAAKEKLKDFMDKTILVHSNFENLREELNKLGIESIDGFLVDLGVSSHQLDVPERGFSYMQDAPLDMRMDNNAELSAYDVVNTYSEAELKRVIKDYGEENWSARIAKLIVERRATMPIRTTFELVDAIKAAIPKKMRDENQHPAKRTFQAIRIEVNRELDVIEKTLLAAVDMMDEGGVLAVITFHSLEDRIVKNVFKKLQYSCTCPPEFPVCICNSKQVVEIITRKPILPSENEVEMNPRSRSAKLRAARKL; from the coding sequence GTGGAATTTAAACATGTAACTGTGTTGCTAAATGAAGCTGTTGACATATTGGATATAAAGCCAGAGGGAATATATGTCGATGGTACCTTGGGAGGAGCAGGTCATTCTCTTGAAATCGTAAAAAAGCTTACTTCAGGAAAGCTTATTTGTTTTGATCAAGACATTAATGCTATTTCTGCTGCAAAGGAAAAGCTAAAGGATTTTATGGATAAGACTATACTTGTTCATAGCAATTTTGAAAATTTAAGAGAAGAGCTTAATAAATTAGGCATTGAAAGCATAGACGGATTTTTAGTGGATCTGGGAGTATCCTCTCATCAGCTAGATGTTCCAGAAAGAGGCTTTTCTTATATGCAAGATGCACCACTAGATATGAGAATGGACAATAATGCAGAGCTTTCTGCATACGATGTTGTTAACACATACTCTGAAGCTGAGCTTAAGCGAGTTATTAAGGATTATGGCGAAGAAAATTGGTCGGCTAGAATTGCAAAGCTTATTGTTGAAAGAAGAGCAACTATGCCAATAAGAACGACCTTTGAGCTAGTAGATGCTATAAAAGCGGCTATACCAAAGAAGATGAGGGATGAAAATCAGCATCCTGCGAAAAGAACCTTCCAAGCTATTAGGATTGAGGTTAATAGAGAGCTAGATGTAATAGAAAAGACATTGCTTGCAGCTGTGGACATGATGGATGAGGGCGGCGTTTTAGCAGTAATTACATTTCACTCTCTTGAAGATAGAATAGTTAAAAATGTGTTTAAAAAATTACAATATAGCTGCACTTGTCCACCTGAGTTTCCAGTATGCATATGTAATTCTAAGCAAGTAGTTGAAATTATAACTAGAAAACCTATACTTCCAAGTGAAAATGAAGTGGAAATGAATCCTAGGTCAAGAAGTGCAAAGTTAAGAGCGGCAAGAAAGCTCTAA
- a CDS encoding 3'-5' exonuclease yields the protein MNPVKYIERLNKEQKTAYDKVFGPLIVMAPAGTGKTDVIALRAYNAYISGVKPEAMLLLTFTNRAAKSMKKRLEIVIGDIANKIRISTFHGLCGFILRQEAVNLFLSPDFIVIDEDDSRQIIRDIIVNRGYKSHLYFKEEQLFVDYIRQAREFPYINEKKFDAKAYFEELIKERGLGYSLGSLADSISEILNSYVSQLKAYNLMDFTSLVVGVSGAFKQDSIRQRWESYFEWIELDEVQDTNMIEYKIIKTLFQKHGNIALFGDLHQTIYEWRGSQPNEILRDFKINNPGYDTVRFEENYRSTKLILEAAESFLGNSIDNQNVYEDTEKIKVRGFKNLNTEHAYILSKIIENQKTDKAYSNQAVLARTNKDAKTIGDYLESNNIPVFVMDKTRFFSREEIKNALAYIKLMLNPKDILSLKRINSDLVEKFSKEQEKAYLEIGQFLNEKVYKTKDPYLELLEAFESNEVVVFDVETTGLDIKKDKIIQIAALKGGKNGVIQKFERFIKIDYSVGDSFKIHNISDEFLFQNGVDAKSAIEDFLLFSQDSVIVGHNVSYDINILKENMKAIDLNIVKLSSKIFDTLILTRKTYPGFFSYKLGNLFKEFSLNHTPTHNAMDDVICTLEVLEKVVAKLLEKQAKRQAVFTKYQDYFYPIARNLGILAELSKEKRPQDILHEALIRAGLIEKYSKSSVELVKLRELYRIFREYDKTDKPTLESLAELLEIASLGNDTDRFLNIKDQVPVITVHQAKGLEFNTVYLYNATDENFPSSRNQSGEGLKEEKRLFYVAITRPKSNLYITYSVGDEQAKELNKPSRFIHQIERKYIDFR from the coding sequence ATGAATCCTGTAAAATATATTGAAAGATTAAATAAAGAGCAAAAGACAGCTTACGATAAGGTTTTTGGACCACTTATTGTAATGGCTCCAGCCGGTACAGGCAAAACAGATGTAATAGCACTTAGGGCATATAATGCATACATCTCTGGAGTAAAGCCAGAAGCTATGCTACTACTTACTTTTACAAACAGAGCTGCTAAATCCATGAAGAAGCGCTTAGAAATTGTAATTGGAGATATTGCAAATAAAATTAGAATATCTACATTTCATGGGCTTTGTGGCTTTATCCTAAGACAAGAGGCTGTTAATCTTTTTTTGAGTCCCGATTTTATTGTTATTGATGAGGACGATTCTAGACAAATTATAAGAGATATAATAGTAAATAGAGGATATAAAAGTCATTTGTATTTCAAGGAAGAGCAGCTGTTTGTAGATTATATTAGACAAGCTAGAGAATTTCCATATATAAATGAAAAAAAGTTTGATGCAAAAGCATACTTTGAAGAGCTAATAAAAGAGAGAGGATTAGGATATTCTCTAGGCAGCCTAGCTGACTCTATCTCAGAAATATTAAACTCGTATGTTTCTCAGCTAAAAGCATATAATCTTATGGACTTCACATCTTTAGTTGTAGGAGTTTCAGGGGCTTTCAAACAGGATTCTATTAGACAGCGCTGGGAAAGCTATTTTGAATGGATAGAGCTGGATGAAGTTCAGGACACAAATATGATAGAGTACAAAATAATTAAAACGCTGTTTCAAAAACATGGTAATATAGCTTTGTTTGGTGACCTTCATCAGACAATATACGAATGGAGAGGCTCTCAGCCAAATGAGATTTTAAGGGATTTTAAAATTAATAACCCAGGTTATGACACGGTGAGGTTTGAAGAGAATTATCGCTCTACAAAGCTCATATTAGAAGCGGCAGAATCTTTCTTAGGAAATAGCATAGATAATCAAAATGTCTATGAAGATACAGAAAAAATAAAGGTTAGAGGATTTAAGAATTTAAATACTGAGCATGCGTATATATTATCAAAAATAATAGAAAATCAAAAGACTGATAAGGCATATTCAAATCAAGCTGTTTTAGCTAGGACAAATAAAGATGCTAAAACTATAGGAGATTATTTAGAATCAAATAACATACCTGTGTTTGTGATGGACAAAACTAGATTTTTCAGTAGAGAAGAAATAAAAAATGCTTTAGCCTATATTAAGTTGATGTTGAACCCCAAGGATATTTTGAGCCTGAAAAGAATAAATTCCGATTTAGTTGAAAAATTTTCTAAGGAGCAGGAAAAAGCATACCTTGAAATAGGACAATTTTTAAATGAGAAGGTTTATAAAACAAAAGATCCATACCTAGAACTTTTAGAAGCATTTGAATCAAATGAAGTAGTGGTATTTGACGTAGAAACTACAGGCCTAGATATAAAAAAAGATAAAATAATTCAAATAGCTGCTTTAAAAGGTGGGAAAAATGGAGTCATACAAAAATTTGAGAGATTTATAAAAATCGACTATAGTGTTGGAGATTCATTTAAGATTCATAATATATCAGATGAGTTTCTATTTCAAAATGGAGTAGACGCTAAGAGTGCTATTGAAGATTTCCTTTTATTTTCTCAGGACTCTGTAATAGTTGGCCATAATGTCAGCTATGACATAAATATCCTAAAAGAAAATATGAAGGCTATCGATTTAAATATAGTCAAGCTATCTAGTAAAATATTTGATACTCTAATACTTACAAGAAAAACCTATCCAGGATTTTTTAGCTATAAGTTAGGAAATTTATTTAAAGAATTTTCATTAAACCATACACCTACGCACAATGCTATGGACGATGTGATATGTACCTTAGAGGTACTTGAAAAAGTAGTTGCTAAACTATTAGAAAAACAAGCAAAAAGGCAAGCTGTATTCACAAAGTATCAAGATTATTTTTATCCTATTGCTAGAAACTTAGGGATATTAGCTGAGCTAAGCAAAGAGAAACGACCTCAAGATATACTGCATGAGGCTCTTATAAGAGCTGGACTTATTGAAAAATACAGCAAATCATCAGTAGAACTCGTTAAATTAAGAGAATTGTACAGGATATTTAGAGAATACGATAAAACTGATAAGCCGACATTAGAATCCCTGGCTGAGCTACTAGAAATTGCTTCACTAGGCAATGATACAGATAGATTTTTGAATATAAAAGACCAAGTACCTGTTATTACCGTTCATCAAGCAAAAGGCTTAGAATTCAATACGGTATACCTTTACAACGCCACTGATGAAAATTTTCCATCCTCTAGAAATCAATCTGGAGAAGGGCTAAAAGAAGAAAAAAGGCTTTTTTATGTGGCGATTACAAGGCCAAAATCAAATCTCTATATCACCTATAGCGTGGGAGATGAACAAGCTAAAGAGCTAAATAAGCCAAGTAGATTTATACATCAGATTGAAAGAAAGTATATAGATTTTAGGTAA
- a CDS encoding MBL fold metallo-hydrolase, translated as MIQKVYENIYLNSVRLPNTPLKSLNSYIITDANRALIIDSGFNTQISSEDFFSGIKELGIDIKNTDLFLTHLHADHSGLASMFQRESSGKVYSSINDASYVTKMIQNSFSDLFVMSLKLFGMEASEDFFSSHPAVSYCPDSAIDFTYVKPNDIIKIADFELNVISVPGHTPDHISLYDSNKKIYFSGDHILDSISPNIAFWGDEHPDMLGEYLSSLDKTSALDIDIIFPSHRNIIKDYKRRIAEIKAHHFERLSEVLGLLDENGSKATVIEIASAMHWDYRAESFDAFPNAQKWFACSEAMAHLEHLKSIGKISSSDIQGIRYYFYNP; from the coding sequence GTGATTCAAAAAGTATATGAAAATATCTATCTAAACAGTGTAAGATTGCCAAATACCCCTCTTAAGTCTCTCAATAGTTATATTATAACAGATGCTAATCGCGCATTGATAATAGATTCTGGGTTTAATACCCAAATTTCAAGCGAGGATTTTTTCAGTGGAATTAAAGAGCTAGGCATAGACATTAAAAACACTGACTTGTTCTTGACTCATCTTCACGCTGACCATAGTGGCTTAGCTAGCATGTTTCAGAGAGAGTCATCTGGAAAAGTATATTCTAGCATCAATGATGCTTCATATGTCACAAAGATGATTCAGAACAGCTTTTCAGATTTATTTGTTATGAGTCTAAAACTTTTTGGAATGGAAGCATCTGAAGATTTTTTCAGTAGCCATCCTGCAGTTTCATATTGTCCTGATTCAGCAATAGATTTCACTTATGTCAAGCCTAATGATATTATTAAAATAGCAGATTTCGAATTAAATGTCATATCTGTCCCTGGGCATACGCCTGACCATATATCTCTGTATGATTCTAATAAGAAAATCTATTTCTCAGGCGATCATATTTTAGATTCTATATCTCCAAACATTGCTTTTTGGGGTGATGAGCATCCTGATATGCTAGGAGAATATCTATCTAGCTTAGATAAAACTTCAGCCTTAGATATAGATATAATATTTCCATCTCACAGAAATATAATCAAGGATTACAAAAGAAGAATAGCTGAAATTAAAGCTCATCACTTCGAAAGGCTAAGTGAAGTGCTAGGACTGCTCGATGAAAATGGTTCAAAAGCAACTGTTATAGAAATAGCTTCGGCTATGCACTGGGACTATAGAGCCGAGAGCTTTGACGCGTTTCCAAATGCTCAAAAATGGTTTGCGTGCTCTGAAGCCATGGCACATTTAGAACACCTAAAAAGCATTGGTAAAATAAGTTCTTCAGACATCCAAGGAATTCGTTATTATTTCTATAACCCTTAA